From a single Phalacrocorax carbo chromosome 10, bPhaCar2.1, whole genome shotgun sequence genomic region:
- the STUB1 gene encoding E3 ubiquitin-protein ligase CHIP, protein MKGKEEREGGAAGPGAVGPGAGGGSPEKSHSAQEHKEQGNRLFGGRKYPEAAACYGRAINRNPLVAVYYTNRALCYLKMQQHDKALADCKRALELDGQSVKAHFFLGQCQMEMENYDEAIANLQRAYNLAKEQRLNFGDDIPSALRIAKKKRWNSIEEKRINQENELHSYLTKLIMAEKERELTECRKTQQEENTDESRSRIQLASIEAKHDKYLADMDELFSQVDEKRKKRDIPDYLCGKISFELMREPCITPSGITYDRKDIEEHLQRVGHFDPVTRSPLTQDQLIPNLAMKEVIDAFISENGWVEDY, encoded by the exons atgaaggggaaggaggagcgggagggcggcgcggcggggcccggggcggtggggccgggcgcggggggcggtAGCCCCGAGAAGAGCCACAGCGCGCAGGAGCACAAGGAGCAGGGGAACCGGCTCTTCGGCGGCCGCAAGTACCCCGAGGCCGCCGCCTGCTACGGCCGCGCCATC AACCGCAACCCCTTGGTGGCTGTCTACTACACCAACCGAGCACTCTGCTACCTGAAGATGCAGCAGCACGACAAGGCGCTAGCAGACTGCAAGCGAGCCCTGGAGCTTGATGGCCAGTCAGTGAAGGCTCACTTCTTCCTGGGCCAGTGCCAGATGGAGATGGAGAACTACGATGAGGCCATCGCCAACCTGCAGAGAG ccTACAACCTTGCTAAGGAGCAGCGCCTGAATTTTGGGGACGATATCCCCAGTGCACTGCGAATTGCCAAGAAGAAACGCTGGAACAGCATCGAGGAAAAGCGGATCAACCAGGAGAATGAGCTGCACTCCTACCTGACCAAGCTGATTATGGCAGAGAAGGAGAG GGAGCTGACTGAGTGCCGAAAGActcagcaggaagaaaacacgGACGAGAGCCGGAGCCGAATTCAGCTGGCCAGCATCGAGGCCAAACAC GACAAATACCTGGCAGACATGGACGAGCTCTTCTCTCAAGTGGATGAGAAGAGGAAG AAGCGGGACATCCCTGACTACCTGTGCGGGAAGATCAGTTTTGAGCTAATGCGAGAGCCCTGCATCACGCCCAGCGGGATCACCTATGacaggaaggacattgaggaACACCTCCAG CGTGTGGGGCATTTTGATCCAGTGACGCGGAGTCCCCTGACCCAGGACCAGCTGATCCCCAACCTCGCCATGAAGGAAGTGATAGACGCATTTATCTCAGAGAACGGCTGGGTGGAGGATTACTGA
- the JMJD8 gene encoding jmjC domain-containing protein 8 → MAAAARRWLLSLLLLPLAWAHPAACADAPGGGWLAGTVPEEKRCTVERADASLTYSLFLQRFAFSRPVILRGITDNSAFRALCTREKLLAAFGALPVRLSTANTYSYHKVDMPFREYVEQLLKPQDPARLGSDTLYFFGDNNFTEWGHLFQQYVPPAFRIPGTSPAYSFGIAGSGSGVPFHWHGPGFSEVIFGRKRWFLYPPDKTPHFHPNETTLAWLHHTYPTLLPAERPLECTIHPGEVLYFPDRWWHATLNLDTSVFISTFLG, encoded by the exons atggcggcggcggcgaggcgaTGGCtgctctcgctgctgctgctgccgctggcCTGGGCCCATCCCGCGGCCTGCGCCGACGCGCCGGGCGGTGGCTG GCTGGCGGGCACGGTCCCGGAAGAGAAGCGATGCACCGTTGAGCGGGCCGACGCCTCCCTCACCTACTCCCTCTTCCTGCAGCG GTTCGCCTTCTCCCGACCCGTTATCCTACGCGGGATCACGGACAACTCG GCCTTCCGTGCCCTCTGCACCCGGGAGAAGCTGCTGGCGGCTTTCGGGGCCCTCCCGGTGCGGCTCAGCACGGCCAACACCTACTCCTACCACAAAG tggACATGCCCTTCCGGGAGTATgtggagcagctgctgaagcCACAGGATCCGGCCAGGCTGGGCAGTG acACCCTCTACTTCTTCGGGGACAACAACTTTACTGAGTGGGGCCACCTCTTCCAGCAGTACGTGCCCCCTGCGTTCCGCATCCCAGGCACCAGCCCTGCCTACAGCTTTGGGATTGCAG GCTCGGGGTCTGGTGTTCCCTTTCACTGGCACGGCCCTGGTTTCTCTGAGGTGATCTTTGGCAGGAAG CGCTGGTTTCTGTACCCACCAGATAAAACACCCCACTTCCACCCCAATGAGACGACACTGGCCTGGCTCCACCACACATACCCCACGCTGCTGCCGGCCGAGCGGCCACTGGAGTGCACCATCCACCCAGGGGAG GTCCTGTACTTCCCTGACCGCTGGTGGCATGCCACGCTCAACCTGGACACCAGCGTCTTCATCTCCACCTTCCTGGGGTAG
- the WDR24 gene encoding GATOR2 complex protein WDR24 produces MEKMARVTTALGGNALMGRTMFCHLDAPANAISVCRDAAQVVVAGRNIFKIYSIEEDQFVEKLNLRVGRKPSLNFSCADVVWHQMDENLLATAATNGVVVTWNLGKPSRNKQDQLFTEHKRTVNKVCFHPTEVYMLLSGSQDGYMKCFDLRKKDSVSTFSGQSESVRDVQFSIRDYFTFAATFENGNVQLWDIRRPDRYERMFTAHNGPVFCCDWHPEDRGWLATGGRDKMVKVWDMNTTRAKEIYCVQTIASVARVKWRPECKHHIATCSMMVDHNIYVWDVRRPFIPSAMFEEHKDVTTGIVWRHLHDPYFLLSGSKDSTLYQHIFKDASQPIDRANPEGLCYSLYGDLAFAAKESLISSDSNRKPYIGDRRHPIFFKRKLDPTEQFEYISSSSTLSVFETDVESGSMDWFVHTAKQYALAGRPLAELCDHNAKVAKGLDRNQVAQTWTMLRIIYSSLGTVSSVNLNHSMGKGSTTLPLMNSFNLKDIPSGLGSESRLDRSKGESRTENILMDSSSTLINNEDNEETEGSDVPADYLLGDVEADEDDLYMMDHENPHAEEQEYSLPQEAFPLRHEIVDNPSALDHLQDKADSPHVSGNEAETVSLTPVESFSLISISHSLYENRLPSDFFNPIVRDTLLFYAEQGDVQTAVSVLIVLGDRIRKEIDEQTQEHWYTSYIDLLQRFQLWNISNEVIKLSTCRAVNCLNQASTTLHVNCSNCKRPMSNRGWICDRCRQCASMCAVCHHVVKGLFVWCQGCSHGGHLQHIMKWLETSSHCPAGCGHLCEYT; encoded by the exons ATGGAGAAAATGGCCAGAGTCACCACTGCCCTGGGAGGCAATGCCCTCATGGGACGGACCATGTTCTGCCACCTGGATGCCCCTGCCAATGCCATCAGCGTGTGCCGTGATGCTGCCCAGGTGGTGGTGGCTGGCCGCAACATCTTCAAGATCTACTCCATCGAGGAGGACCAGTTTGTGGAGAAGCTGAACCTCCGTGTTGGCCGAAAACCCTCCTTGAACTTCAGCTGTGCAGATGTGGTGTGGCACCAGATGGATGAGAACCTGCTGGCCACTGCCGCCACCAACGGTGTGGTTGTCACCTGGAACCTGGGCAAGCCGTCCCGCAACAAGCAGGACCAGCTCTTCACTGAGCATAAGCGCACTGTCAACAAGGTCTGCTTCCACCCCACCGAGGTCTACATGCTCCTCAGCGGCTCCCAGGATGGCTACATGAAATGCTTTGACCTGCGCAAGAAGGACTCTGTCAGCACCTTCTCTG gcCAGTCAGAGAGTGTACGTGATGTCCAGTTCAGCATCCGGGACTACTTTACATTTGCCGCCACCTTTGAGAATGGGAACGTGCAGCTGTGGGACATCCGTCGGCCAGACCGCTATGAGAGAATGTTCACAGCCCACAACGGGCCTGTCTTCTGCTGTGACTGGCACCCAGAGGACAG GGGCTGGCTGGCAACAGGCGGCCGAGATAAGATGGTGAAGGTGTGGGACATGAACACCACGCGGGCAAAGGAGATCTACTGCGTGCAGACCATCGCCTCTGTGGCCCGTGTGAAGTGGCGCCCAGAGTGCAAGCACCACATTGCCACCTGCTCCATGATGGTGGACCACAACATCTACGTCTGGGACGTGCGGCGTCCCTTCATCCCCTCCGCCATGTTCGAGGAGCACAAGGATGTCACCACGGGCATCGTGTGGCGTCACCTGCATGACCCCTATTTCCTCCTGTCAGGCTCTAAGGACAGCACCCTTTACCAGCACATCTTCAAGGACGCCAGCCAGCCCATCGACCGGGCCAACCCTGAGGGGCTGTGCTACAGCCTCTATGGAGACCTGGCCTTCGCCGCCAAGGAGAGCCTCATCAGCTCCGATTCCAACCGCAAACCCTACATCGGGGACCGGCGTCACCCCATCTTCTTCAAGCGCAAGCTGGACCCCACAGAGCAGTTTGAGTacatctcctcctccagcaccctCAGTGTCTTCGAGACAGATGTGGAGAGCGGCAGCATGGACTGGTTTGTGCACACTGCCAAGCAGTATGCGCTGGCCGGCAGGCCGCTGGCTGAGCTCTGCGACCACAATGCCAAGGTGGCCAAGGGCTTGGACCGCAACCAG GTGGCTCAAACATGGACAATGCTGCGAATAATCTATTCCAGCCTTGGCACTGTGTCGTCTGTCAACCTCAACCACAGCATGGGGAAAGGCAGCACCACCCTCCCGCTCATGAACAG CTTTAACCTGAAGGACATCCCCTCTGGGCTGGGCAGTGAGTCGAGATTGGACCGCAGCAAAGGAGAAAGCCGCACAGAAAACATCCTCATGGATTCTTCCTCCACCCTGATCAACAACGAGG ACAACGAGGAGACAGAGGGCAGTGACGTCCCTGCAGACTACCTGCTGGGAGACGTGGAAGCGGATGAGGATGACCTGTACATGATGGACCATGAGAACCCGCACG CTGAAGAGCAGGAATACAGCCTTCCCCAAGAAGCCTTTCCTCTGCGCCATGAAATCGTGGACAACCCATCAGCCTTGGACCACCTGCAAGACAAAGCTGACTCCCCTCACGTCAGCGGCAATGAGGCTGAGACAGTGTCACTGACGCCTGTGGAATCCTTCTCCCTCATCTCCATCTCCCACTCGCTCTATGAGAACCGCCTGCCCTCCGACTTCTTCAATCCCATCGTGCGGGACACCCTTCTCTTCTATGCTGAGCAAGGTGATGTGCAGACAGCCGTGTCTGTCCTCATTGTGTTGGGAGACCGCATCCGCAAGGAGATTGACGAGCAGACCCAG GAGCACTGGTACACATCCTACATCGACCTGCTTCAGCGCTTCCAGCTCTGGAACATCTCCAACGAGGTGATCAAGCTGAGCACATGCCGTGCTGTCAACTGCCTCAACCAGGCCTCCACGACTCTGCATGTCAACTGCAGCAACTGCAAGCGGCCGATGAGCAACAGGGGCTGGATCTGTGACAG GTGTCGGCAGTGTGCCAGCATGTGTGCTGTCTGTCACCACGTTGTGAAGGGACTCTTCGTCtggtgccagggctgcagccacGGCGGCCACCTCCAGCACATCATGAAGTGGCTGGAGACCAGCTCCCACTGCCCTGCTGGCTGCGGTCACCTCTGCGAGTACACCTGA
- the FBXL16 gene encoding F-box/LRR-repeat protein 16: MSNPRNGDTKPPCLPRNGLVKIPTQPNGLGSASITKGTPAVKNRLCQPSSVPAILSPALAHRSDLPIPSLASPLSLAALAGVSSPPGTSLVGLNTSEGSEQPSPERLPSSPSERQLVVDEKILNRLFWYFSACEKCVLAQVCKAWRRVLYQPKFWVGLTPVLHTKELYNILPGGEKEFVSLQGFAVRGFDGFCLVGVSDLDICEFIDNYPLSKKGVKSMSLKRSTITDAGLEVMLEQMQGVVRLELSGCNDFTEAGLWSSLNARITALSVSDCINVADDAIAAISQLLPNLTELNLQAYHVTDTALAYFTAKQGYTTHTLRLNSCWEITNHGVVNMVHSLPNLSVLSLSGCSKVTDDGVELVAENLRKLRSLDLSWCPRITDMALEYIACDLHKLEELVLDRCVRITDTGLSYLSTMSSLRSLYLRWCCQVQDFGLKHLLSMGSLRLLSLAGCPLLTTTGLSGLVQLQELEELELTNCPGATPELFKYFSQHLPCCMVIE, encoded by the exons ATGTCGAACCCGAGAAACGGTGACACCAAGCCCCCATGTTTGCCCCGCAATGGACTGGTGAAGATCCCCACGCAACCGAACGGCCTCGGCTCCGCCAGCATCACCAAAGGCACCCCTGCAGTGAAAAACCGCCTGTGCCAGCCTTCCTCCGTGCCTGCCATCCTCAGCCCGGCCCTAGCCCACCGCAGCGACCTGCCCAtccccagcctggcctcccCACTCTCCTTGGCCGCTCTGGCAGGcgtctcctctcctcctggcaCTTCCTTGGTGGGACTGAACACGAGCGAAGGCTCAGAGCAGCCCTCACCAGAGCGGCTGCCCAGCTCGCCCTCGGAAAGGCAGTTGGTGGTGGATGAGAAGATCCTCAACCGCTTGTTCTGGTACTTTTCAGCGTGTGAGAAGTGTGTGCTGGCGCAAGTATGCAAGGCGTGGCGGAGGGTGCTCTACCAACCCAAGTTCTGGGTGGGCTTGACGCCCGTCCTGCACACCAAAGAGCTCTACAACATCCTGCCTGGTGGTGAGAAGGAGTTTGTCAGCCTGCAGGGCTTCGCTGTCCGTGGCTTCGACGGCTTCTGTCTCGTGGGTGTTTCTGACCTGGACATTTGTGAGTTCATTGACAACTACCCCCTCTCCAAGAAGGGGGTCAAGTCCATGAGCCTTAAGAGGTCGACCATCACAGACGCGGGGTTGGAG GTGATGCTGGAGCAGATGCAGGGTGTGGTGAGGCTGGAGCTGTCAGGCTGCAATGACTTCACAGAGGCCGGGCTATGGTCCAGCCTCAACGCCCGCATCACAGCACTGAGCGTCAGCGACTGCATCAACGTGGCCGACGACGCCATCGCCGCCATCTCGCAGCTCCTGCCCAACCTCACTGAGCTCAACCTGCAAGCCTACCATGTGACGGACACGGCGCTTGCCTACTTCACTGCCAAGCAAGGCTATACCACCCACACCCTCCGCCTCAACTCCTGTTGGGAGATCACCAACCATGGTGTGGTCAACATGGTCCACAGCCTGCCCAACCTGAGTGTCCTCAGCCTCTCAGGCTGCTCCAAGGTGACGGATGATGGCGTGGAGCTTGTGGCCGAGAACCTGCGGAAGCTGCGCAGCCTTGACCTCTCTTGGTGCCCTCGCATCACCGACATGGCCCTGGAGTACATCGCCTGTGACCTGCACAAGCTAGAGGAGCTGGTGCTCGACAG GTGCGTGCGGATCACTGACACTGGCCTCAGCTACTTGTCCACCATGTCGTCCCTGCGGAGCCTCTACCTGCGCTGGTGCTGCCAG gtacAGGATTTTGGCCTGAAGCATCTCCTGAGCATGGGCAGCCTGCGCCTCCTCTCGTTGGCCG GCTGCCCCTTGCTGACCACCACAGGGCTGTCGGGGCtggtgcagctgcaggagctggaagagctggagcTCACCAACTGCCCCGGGGCCACCCCAGAGCTCTTCAAGTACTTCTCCCAGCACCTCCCATGTTGCATGGTGATCGAGTag